In Saccopteryx leptura isolate mSacLep1 chromosome 12, mSacLep1_pri_phased_curated, whole genome shotgun sequence, a genomic segment contains:
- the SYPL1 gene encoding synaptophysin-like protein 1 — MSSFQLNLNPLKEPLGFIKVLEWIASIFAFATCGGFKGKTEILVSCPKGSENKTITATFDYPFRLNQASFQAPPGVNVCNISWEKQVLIGDYSSSAQFYVTFAVFVFLYCIVALLLYVGYTNLYRDNQKLPMADFVVTLVATFLWLVSTSAWAKALTDIKVATGHSIVQELAPCKTQEVMCYFGSVTGMGSLNVSVIFGFLNLILWGGNAWFVYKETSLHSPSNTSASHSQGGIPPPAGI; from the exons ATTGCTTCTATCTTTGCTTTTGCTACCTGTGGAGGTTTTAAGGGCAAAACAGAAATTCTAGTGAGTTGTCCtaaaggttctgaaaataaaacaattacagCTACTTTTGATTATCCATTCAG GTTGAATCAAGCATCATTTCAGGCACCTCCAGGTGTGAATGTGTGTAATATAAGTTGGGAGAAACAAGTCCTTATTGGAGATTACTCTTCTTCTGCACAATTCTATGTTACATTTGCAGTCTTTGTCTTCCTGTACTGCATTGTTGCTCTTCTGCTCTATGTCGGTTACACAAACCTGTATCGGGATAATCAAAAACTTCCCATGGCT GACTTTGTCGTTACTCTTGTTGCCACTTTCTTGTGGCTGGTGAGCACTTCAGCCTGGGCTAAAGCTCTTACAGATATTAAAGTAGCTACAGGTCACAGTATTGTCCAGGAACTTGCTCCCTGTAAAACTCAAGAAGTGATGTGTTATTTTGGCTCTGTGACTGGTATGGGATCCCTAAATGTATCTGTG atctTTGGCTTTCTGAATCTGATACTTTGGGGAGGAAATGCATGGTTTGTGTACAAGGAGACCAGCTTACACAGCCCATCAAATACTTCTGCTTCCCATAGCCAAGGAGGTATTCCACCTCCTGCCGGAATATAA